From a region of the Bradyrhizobium sp. KBS0727 genome:
- a CDS encoding SDR family oxidoreductase — protein sequence MKILRGRTAFVTGAASGIGRAIAVALARKGVDLVITDIDAARLAQVEQETKQHGVKVTSVVCDLLQPDEITKMLDGLFSTGPLHILVNCAGIALYGQQRNVADIDWRRLMAINLLAPIQITTHLINKLAGAEEAHIVNMSSIFGLVPVRQLATYQASKYGLVGFTLAIRNDYHRKNFGVSVICPGLVKTPMVELDGPSRIYSKLPKIPASLYTTPERVAEATIDAIKRDRGLVLITLLAHVLWRLNRFFPGLVDLLNREGWRSRGPIIPPGEQ from the coding sequence ATGAAGATTCTACGCGGGCGGACAGCATTTGTCACAGGCGCAGCTTCCGGCATCGGCCGGGCGATTGCCGTGGCACTCGCGCGCAAAGGTGTCGATCTCGTCATTACCGACATCGATGCGGCCAGGCTCGCGCAGGTCGAGCAGGAGACGAAGCAACACGGCGTCAAGGTGACGAGCGTCGTTTGCGACCTGTTGCAGCCCGACGAAATCACCAAAATGCTGGACGGTCTGTTTTCGACCGGTCCGCTGCATATCCTGGTCAATTGCGCAGGGATCGCGCTGTACGGCCAGCAACGCAATGTGGCTGATATCGACTGGCGCCGGTTGATGGCGATCAATCTTTTGGCGCCGATCCAGATCACGACCCACCTGATCAACAAGCTCGCGGGCGCCGAGGAAGCTCATATCGTCAACATGTCGAGCATCTTCGGGCTGGTCCCGGTGCGCCAGCTCGCAACCTATCAGGCCAGCAAATACGGCCTGGTGGGTTTTACGCTCGCGATACGCAACGACTACCACCGCAAGAATTTCGGCGTCAGCGTAATCTGTCCGGGCCTGGTGAAGACGCCGATGGTCGAACTGGACGGCCCGTCACGGATCTATTCCAAGCTGCCCAAAATTCCGGCTTCGCTCTACACCACGCCGGAGCGGGTCGCCGAGGCGACTATCGATGCCATCAAGCGCGACCGAGGATTGGTGCTGATCACCCTGCTCGCCCACGTGCTGTGGCGCCTCAACCGCTTCTTCCCCGGCCTCGTCGATCTCCTGAACCGCGAGGGCTGGCGCTCGCGCGGCCCGATCATCCCGCCGGGCGAACAATAG
- a CDS encoding acyltransferase gives MRGTVRKITTPRRVVIDLMRASRGVPFVAVRRTLNIARLASARSALSQRPAWAVIFAKGFAALAREEPRLRTVFLKWPYARFYELPETVANIVVAPTASPEGVMLFPIKAPDLVPLIEADAALRKAKSEPIESTPFFRKTLAATRLPLPLRYLAWAIGLNIGRQRGNFFGTLLITSVAAFGGGEVEALGPGPYILSYDRVTDDGFIDVMVRWDHRITDAADIGIALSRLEQILNNLVADELLALAPEGQEPSLHELIGSRQVGRISR, from the coding sequence ATGCGCGGAACGGTTCGAAAAATCACAACGCCGCGCCGCGTCGTCATCGATCTCATGCGCGCCTCCAGGGGCGTCCCTTTCGTCGCGGTGCGCCGGACGCTGAACATCGCGCGGCTGGCCTCGGCCCGCAGCGCGTTGAGCCAGCGGCCGGCCTGGGCCGTGATTTTCGCCAAGGGCTTTGCCGCGCTCGCCCGGGAAGAACCTCGCCTGCGCACGGTGTTCCTGAAATGGCCTTACGCACGCTTTTACGAGTTGCCGGAAACGGTCGCGAATATCGTGGTGGCGCCCACTGCTTCGCCCGAGGGCGTGATGCTGTTCCCGATCAAGGCGCCGGACCTCGTCCCGTTGATCGAGGCCGATGCCGCGCTCCGCAAAGCCAAGTCGGAGCCGATCGAATCGACGCCATTTTTCCGCAAGACGCTGGCCGCCACTCGGCTGCCGCTGCCGCTGCGATATCTCGCCTGGGCGATCGGCCTCAATATCGGCCGGCAACGCGGCAATTTTTTCGGCACGCTCCTCATCACTTCGGTCGCCGCTTTTGGCGGCGGAGAAGTCGAGGCGCTTGGTCCTGGCCCCTATATTTTAAGCTATGACAGGGTTACCGATGATGGCTTCATCGATGTGATGGTTCGCTGGGACCATCGCATCACGGATGCGGCCGATATCGGCATCGCGCTTTCACGTCTTGAACAAATCTTGAATAATCTGGTCGCGGACGAACTGCTCGCGCTGGCTCCGGAAGGACAGGAGCCGTCGTTGCACGAGCTGATCGGCTCGCGACAGGTTGGCAGGATTTCCCGATAG
- a CDS encoding cupin domain-containing protein, whose product MIKKILLGLTVILVAGAGVAIAQQAGIKRTPLQKLDFPAGYNTVTAIAEVPAGGAAGRHTHPGMETGYVLEGELELVLDGKEPVKIKAGESYQIPEGAVHDAKAGDKPFKVLGVYIVKAGEPLAKPAP is encoded by the coding sequence ATGATCAAGAAAATTCTGCTCGGACTGACCGTCATCCTGGTTGCTGGCGCCGGCGTCGCCATCGCCCAGCAAGCCGGCATCAAGCGGACCCCGCTGCAAAAGCTCGACTTCCCGGCCGGCTACAACACCGTCACCGCCATCGCGGAAGTGCCCGCTGGTGGCGCCGCCGGCCGCCACACCCATCCCGGTATGGAAACCGGCTATGTGCTGGAGGGCGAACTCGAACTCGTGCTCGACGGCAAGGAGCCTGTGAAGATCAAGGCCGGCGAATCCTACCAGATCCCGGAAGGCGCGGTTCACGACGCCAAGGCCGGCGACAAGCCCTTCAAAGTGCTTGGGGTTTACATCGTCAAGGCCGGCGAGCCGCTGGCCAAACCCGCGCCATAA
- a CDS encoding HpcH/HpaI aldolase/citrate lyase family protein yields MTSANPAPLNRLKQLWRDGRPTFGAIATIPSIQTVQIMARSGIDWIIVDLEHGPIDLGSAHGMITATSGTPCVPMVRIAANEPWLAKAPMDIGALGINFPMICSRADAEKAVRSVRYPPNGDRLWGPFHAPFRWGVSMADYMATADDDMICMITIEHVEAVNRIDEIMATPGIDLAVIGPGDLATSINKRGLPDDPEVLDLMARAEAGILKSGVPIGGVARTAEQANRMIERGYVALALGFDWSLFQRGIAASFEGIKR; encoded by the coding sequence TTGACCTCCGCAAATCCCGCGCCGCTCAACCGTCTCAAGCAGCTATGGCGGGACGGACGCCCGACCTTCGGCGCGATCGCGACCATTCCCTCGATCCAGACCGTGCAGATCATGGCCCGGTCCGGCATCGACTGGATCATTGTCGACCTCGAGCACGGCCCGATCGATCTCGGTTCGGCGCATGGGATGATCACGGCGACCTCAGGCACGCCCTGCGTGCCGATGGTGCGGATCGCCGCCAATGAACCCTGGCTGGCGAAAGCGCCGATGGACATCGGCGCGCTCGGGATCAATTTTCCGATGATCTGTAGCCGCGCGGATGCAGAGAAAGCCGTGCGCAGCGTGCGCTATCCGCCGAACGGCGACCGGCTGTGGGGGCCGTTTCACGCGCCGTTCCGCTGGGGCGTGTCGATGGCGGACTATATGGCGACCGCCGACGACGACATGATCTGCATGATCACCATCGAGCATGTCGAGGCCGTCAACCGCATCGACGAGATCATGGCGACACCGGGCATCGACCTCGCGGTGATCGGCCCCGGCGATCTCGCTACCTCCATCAACAAGCGCGGCCTGCCCGACGATCCCGAGGTGCTTGATCTGATGGCGCGCGCCGAAGCCGGTATCCTCAAAAGCGGCGTGCCGATCGGCGGCGTCGCCCGTACCGCCGAGCAGGCGAACCGGATGATCGAGCGCGGCTATGTCGCGCTGGCATTGGGTTTTGACTGGTCGCTGTTCCAACGCGGCATCGCGGCAAGTTTCGAGGGCATCAAGCGATAA
- a CDS encoding SDR family oxidoreductase: MQPAVVVTGASSGLGAEFARLAVAEGSKTVLIARNIGDLERLAAEIDPSGQSTVTLGIDLAAPDAGETVARELTARGLYCHTLINNAGFGLFGDAVELDRAGQFGIIAVNIRAVTDLMLRFLPDMVERKAGRILNVASVAGFAPGPRMAVYFASKAYLVSLSQALLREVRSSGVTVTCLCPGPLRTPFLTRAGAQQVRLFKLLRKLPVDEVARDGWEAMKAGRALCIPGIGTKAAIAVTRFVPRGVVLALVTRLQRGR, from the coding sequence ATGCAGCCTGCAGTGGTCGTGACCGGCGCTTCCTCCGGACTTGGTGCCGAATTCGCTCGGCTGGCGGTTGCCGAAGGGTCCAAAACGGTCCTGATTGCCCGCAATATCGGTGATTTGGAGCGGCTGGCAGCCGAAATCGACCCTTCCGGGCAATCCACGGTGACACTCGGCATCGACCTGGCCGCACCGGATGCCGGCGAAACCGTCGCGCGTGAACTCACCGCGCGCGGTCTTTATTGCCATACCCTCATCAACAATGCCGGTTTTGGCCTGTTCGGCGATGCCGTGGAACTCGATCGCGCCGGCCAGTTCGGGATTATCGCGGTCAATATCCGCGCCGTCACCGACCTCATGCTGCGATTCCTGCCCGATATGGTCGAGCGCAAGGCCGGTCGCATCCTCAACGTGGCATCGGTCGCCGGCTTTGCGCCGGGCCCGCGGATGGCCGTGTATTTTGCCAGCAAGGCCTATCTGGTTTCGCTCTCGCAGGCGCTTCTGCGCGAGGTCAGGAGCAGCGGCGTCACGGTGACCTGCCTGTGTCCCGGTCCGCTGCGCACACCGTTCCTGACCCGCGCCGGCGCGCAACAGGTGAGGTTGTTCAAGCTGTTGCGAAAGCTTCCCGTCGACGAGGTCGCCCGCGACGGTTGGGAGGCGATGAAGGCAGGCCGCGCGCTTTGCATCCCCGGTATCGGCACCAAGGCGGCGATCGCCGTGACCCGGTTTGTGCCCCGCGGAGTGGTGCTGGCCCTGGTCACGCGCCTGCAGCGCGGGCGCTAG
- the rpsD gene encoding 30S ribosomal protein S4: MTKRSEAKYKIDRRMGQNIWGRPKSPVNRREYGPGQHGQRRKGKLSDFGVQLRAKQKLKGYYANISERQFHGIYVEAGRMKGDTGENLIGLLERRLDTVVYRAKFVATMFAARQFINHGHIKVNGRRVNISSYKVKPGDLIEIKESSKQLTPVLEASQLGERDVPDFIEADHSKMTAKFTRIPALSDVPFAVQMEPHLIVEFYSR, from the coding sequence ATGACTAAGCGCAGTGAGGCGAAATACAAGATCGATCGCCGTATGGGCCAGAACATCTGGGGCCGCCCGAAGAGCCCCGTCAACCGCCGCGAATACGGCCCCGGCCAGCACGGCCAGCGCCGCAAGGGCAAGCTCTCCGACTTCGGCGTGCAGCTCCGCGCCAAGCAGAAGCTCAAGGGCTACTACGCCAATATTTCCGAGCGCCAGTTCCACGGCATCTATGTCGAAGCCGGCCGGATGAAGGGCGACACCGGTGAAAACCTGATCGGCCTGCTCGAGCGTCGTCTCGACACCGTGGTCTATCGCGCCAAGTTCGTCGCCACCATGTTTGCCGCGCGCCAGTTCATCAACCACGGCCACATCAAGGTGAACGGCCGCCGCGTCAACATCTCGAGCTACAAGGTCAAGCCCGGCGACCTCATCGAGATCAAGGAATCCTCCAAGCAGCTCACCCCGGTGCTGGAAGCAAGCCAGCTCGGCGAGCGTGACGTGCCCGACTTCATCGAAGCCGATCACTCCAAGATGACGGCGAAGTTCACCCGCATCCCGGCGCTGTCGGACGTGCCGTTCGCGGTGCAGATGGAGCCGCATCTGATCGTCGAATTCTATTCGCGCTGA
- the bla gene encoding class A beta-lactamase — translation MIDRRALLAAASGLVAWPVFAEQAPPALAAYERETGGRIGVHAENLSTGAKMAWRAEERFVMCSTFKASLAAFVLARVDHGADRLADLVAYGPKDLLEYAPVAKQNLAQGAMSVSEMCKAIVELSDNTCANLLLARVGGPAALTAFWRSTGDTISRLDHNEPELNRSPPGNPHDTTTPSAMAGNLRRFLLGAVLTPASRQLLTEWMVGCKTGNNRLRGGLPADWKVGDKTGNNGKDASGDIAIAWPKSGGPVLVCAYTQGGSPAPQQLEAVFKEIGAMVGRQLS, via the coding sequence ATGATCGATCGACGGGCCTTGCTGGCCGCGGCGTCAGGCCTTGTGGCCTGGCCGGTATTCGCAGAGCAGGCGCCGCCTGCGCTTGCGGCCTACGAACGCGAGACCGGCGGGCGGATCGGCGTCCATGCCGAAAATCTTTCCACCGGTGCGAAGATGGCGTGGCGCGCCGAGGAGCGCTTCGTCATGTGCAGCACCTTCAAGGCTTCACTGGCGGCCTTCGTGCTGGCGCGGGTCGACCACGGCGCGGATCGTCTTGCGGACCTGGTCGCTTATGGACCCAAGGATCTTCTCGAATATGCGCCGGTCGCGAAACAGAATCTCGCCCAAGGCGCCATGTCGGTATCCGAGATGTGCAAGGCCATCGTCGAACTCAGCGACAACACCTGTGCCAATCTGCTGCTGGCGCGGGTCGGCGGCCCCGCGGCGCTGACCGCGTTCTGGCGTTCGACCGGAGATACCATCTCGCGCCTCGACCACAACGAACCCGAACTCAATCGCTCGCCCCCGGGCAATCCCCATGACACCACCACGCCATCAGCGATGGCGGGAAATCTGCGCCGCTTCCTGCTCGGCGCTGTGCTGACGCCGGCGTCGCGCCAGCTTCTCACCGAATGGATGGTGGGCTGCAAGACCGGCAACAACCGGCTGCGCGGTGGCCTGCCGGCGGACTGGAAGGTCGGCGACAAGACCGGCAACAACGGCAAGGATGCGTCCGGCGATATCGCGATCGCCTGGCCGAAATCAGGCGGCCCGGTACTGGTGTGCGCCTACACGCAGGGTGGTTCGCCGGCGCCACAGCAATTGGAAGCCGTCTTCAAGGAGATCGGTGCCATGGTGGGTCGTCAGCTAAGCTAA
- a CDS encoding acetolactate synthase large subunit, whose product MPKGSDLLVAALENEGVDRIFGVPGEENLDVVESLRKSSIELILTRHEQAAAFMAATYGRLTGKPGVCITTLGPGALNLATGAAYALLGAMPMVMLTGQKGIMSSRQAKFQIVDVVGTFKPLTKLSLQIVSTSTIPTLVRDAFRIATQERPGPVLLELPEDIAGEEAEPVAMVAQHPIEIPVAHRASLDRAAEMILNAKRPLIMLGAAASRPRSATGIAGFVRRTQIPFFTTQMGKGTAPGGTKLYMGTAALSERDYVHEAIDRADLIIAIGHDTIEKPPFIMGPGGPQVIHVNYTPANVEQVYFPQCEVVGDVGPSLELLADRVEGRLPNAGALLNLRDGILNRIADRATEAKWPPTPQRIVHDVRQVMPEDGIVALDNGMYKIWFARNYRTLVANTLLLDNALATMGAGLPSAMMAAMLYPKRRVLAVCGDGGFMMNSQELETAVRLKLNLVVLILEDSAYGMIRWKQAVDHFPDFGLTFGNPDFVRYAESYGAKGSRIESTDAIIPTLERAFAGGGVHLVVVPIDYSENTRVLVDELREKVKRVDEAAN is encoded by the coding sequence ATGCCCAAAGGCTCCGACTTGTTGGTTGCCGCTCTTGAGAACGAGGGCGTGGATCGCATCTTCGGTGTTCCCGGCGAAGAAAATCTCGACGTCGTCGAAAGCCTGAGAAAATCGTCGATTGAGCTGATCCTGACCCGGCATGAACAGGCTGCGGCCTTCATGGCGGCCACCTATGGCCGGCTGACGGGAAAGCCCGGTGTCTGCATCACAACGCTTGGCCCGGGCGCGCTCAATCTCGCGACCGGCGCGGCCTACGCGCTGCTGGGCGCGATGCCGATGGTGATGCTGACCGGGCAGAAAGGCATCATGAGCAGCCGTCAGGCGAAATTCCAGATCGTCGACGTGGTCGGCACGTTCAAGCCGCTGACAAAGCTTTCGCTGCAGATCGTCAGCACCAGCACGATTCCGACCCTGGTACGCGACGCCTTCCGAATTGCCACGCAGGAACGGCCTGGCCCTGTCTTGCTGGAATTGCCCGAGGACATCGCCGGCGAAGAAGCCGAACCTGTTGCGATGGTCGCGCAGCATCCGATTGAAATTCCGGTCGCCCACCGTGCTTCGCTCGATCGTGCGGCCGAGATGATTCTGAATGCCAAGCGGCCGTTGATCATGTTGGGCGCCGCGGCTTCCCGACCGCGAAGCGCGACGGGAATTGCCGGATTCGTTCGACGCACCCAAATTCCATTCTTCACGACCCAGATGGGAAAAGGCACCGCGCCCGGCGGCACCAAATTGTATATGGGTACGGCAGCCCTCAGCGAACGCGACTATGTCCATGAAGCGATTGACCGCGCCGACCTGATCATCGCAATTGGCCACGATACGATCGAGAAGCCCCCTTTCATCATGGGCCCCGGCGGGCCACAGGTCATTCACGTCAATTACACGCCGGCCAATGTGGAGCAGGTCTATTTTCCGCAATGCGAAGTGGTTGGCGATGTCGGCCCGAGCCTGGAACTGCTGGCCGACCGGGTTGAGGGCCGCCTGCCCAACGCCGGCGCATTGTTGAATCTCCGCGACGGCATTCTGAACAGGATCGCCGACCGGGCCACGGAAGCCAAATGGCCGCCGACGCCTCAACGTATCGTGCATGACGTGCGACAGGTCATGCCCGAGGACGGAATCGTTGCGTTGGACAACGGCATGTACAAGATATGGTTCGCGCGCAATTATCGAACGCTCGTCGCGAACACGCTGCTGCTCGACAATGCGCTCGCGACCATGGGGGCCGGATTGCCGTCGGCGATGATGGCGGCCATGCTCTATCCAAAACGCCGGGTACTTGCGGTGTGCGGCGACGGCGGGTTCATGATGAACTCGCAGGAATTGGAAACCGCGGTACGCCTCAAATTAAATCTGGTGGTGCTGATTCTGGAGGATTCCGCCTACGGTATGATCCGCTGGAAGCAAGCGGTCGATCATTTTCCCGATTTCGGCCTTACCTTCGGAAATCCGGATTTCGTCAGGTACGCCGAGAGTTACGGTGCCAAGGGCTCAAGGATCGAGAGCACCGATGCGATCATCCCGACGCTTGAGCGTGCGTTTGCCGGAGGCGGAGTACACCTGGTTGTCGTCCCGATCGATTATAGCGAGAACACCCGGGTGCTGGTCGATGAACTCCGCGAGAAAGTGAAGCGGGTTGACGAAGCTGCGAACTAG
- a CDS encoding low specificity L-threonine aldolase — protein MHYTPAPRDPKAAPIHINLLSDTQTRPTQAMREAMARAEVGDEQIGDDPTVNLLCERVADLLGKEAAVFMPSGTMCNVAATLAWCRPGDEILAHVSAHIIAREGGAHAALGGFQITPLAGDDGQFSPETFRAALHPRSRYQPPQTVVSVEQTANIGGGTIWKKTALDEIVQIAKTHGLVTHMDGARLLNACVATGISARDMAAGWDSAWIDFSKGLGAPVGGAIAGSRQFIDDVWRWKQRLGGSMRQAGICAAACVYALDHHVDRLADDHANARALARGLSQINGVEVQQPETNLVFFKPDGAGISGDRMVEALRKRGVLLAVMDGRIRACTHLDVTAEMIEETVGLVREIVRGV, from the coding sequence ATGCACTACACCCCTGCCCCGCGCGACCCCAAGGCCGCCCCCATCCACATCAACCTGTTGTCGGATACGCAGACGCGCCCGACCCAAGCGATGCGCGAGGCGATGGCGCGGGCCGAGGTCGGCGATGAGCAGATCGGCGACGATCCGACGGTCAACCTGTTGTGCGAACGGGTGGCTGATTTGCTCGGCAAGGAAGCCGCCGTGTTCATGCCGTCGGGCACCATGTGCAACGTCGCAGCGACGCTGGCCTGGTGCCGGCCGGGCGATGAAATCCTCGCCCATGTCAGCGCGCATATTATCGCCCGCGAAGGCGGCGCGCATGCAGCCCTCGGCGGATTCCAGATTACGCCGCTGGCCGGCGACGACGGACAGTTTTCGCCCGAAACCTTTCGCGCCGCCCTTCACCCGCGCTCGCGCTACCAGCCGCCGCAAACCGTGGTCAGCGTCGAACAGACCGCCAATATCGGCGGTGGCACGATCTGGAAGAAGACGGCGCTCGATGAAATCGTGCAGATCGCCAAGACGCACGGGCTCGTCACCCATATGGACGGCGCGCGGCTCTTGAACGCCTGTGTCGCCACCGGCATCAGCGCACGCGACATGGCCGCGGGCTGGGATTCGGCCTGGATCGATTTTTCCAAAGGTCTCGGCGCGCCGGTCGGCGGCGCGATCGCCGGCTCGCGCCAATTCATCGACGACGTCTGGCGCTGGAAGCAGCGGCTCGGCGGATCGATGCGGCAGGCCGGCATTTGCGCCGCAGCCTGCGTCTACGCACTCGACCATCACGTCGACCGCCTCGCCGACGATCACGCCAATGCGCGGGCGCTGGCGCGGGGATTGTCGCAGATCAACGGTGTCGAAGTGCAGCAGCCCGAAACCAACCTGGTGTTCTTCAAGCCTGACGGAGCCGGGATCAGCGGCGACAGGATGGTCGAGGCGTTACGCAAGCGCGGCGTGCTGCTGGCTGTCATGGACGGCCGCATCCGCGCCTGCACCCATCTCGACGTCACGGCCGAGATGATCGAGGAAACCGTCGGACTGGTGCGCGAGATCGTGCGCGGGGTGTAA